The Elusimicrobiota bacterium sequence GGGGGACATTAACGGCGATGGAATTTCTGACCTACTCCTTTACGGATATGACCCTAAATATTATGTTGGCGCCTATTCCAACACGTTCTTCGTTTTCTACGGTTATCGTCCCTTAAAAAATCCGACGATGCAATTAAACCCCCGTGACGAAGATTCCCGTCGGTTGCACGTGACCCTCCATTCAGAGGGGGACCCGGCGGAAATGTTCTTCTCCGGCGACATCGTTGACGATAAAAATAAATGGATTCCCTTCCAGACCACCTACGACCTGGCCCTCACGCCCGATCAGGGCCCAAAAACTGTCAGCGTTAAATTTCGCAACCGTTTTCGTCGGGAAAGCGACGTCGTTCAACAATCCCTGTCTTTAACCGTGACCGAGACCAGGTTGACTGTTATTACCAACCGCGTCGGCAACGGCAAAAAGGCCATCTTCGATTTCCGCTTCGCCGCCCCGACCCGCGTGCGGGCCCGAATTTACGACAACCAGGGGCGGGAGGTGAGGGAATTGATCAATCAAGACGTCCCCGCTGGCCTGATGACCGTGGAATGGGACGGTTCCTCCATCGGGGGCCAGAGGGTCTCCCCCGGCGTTTATATCCTTGTGGCCGAGGTGGGCGGCGAGGTCTTGCGAAAGAACCTATTGGTCCAGTAACCCGCTCCCCCTTCGTCGTCCCGATTCTTTATGCCTTTTACTGTTCAAACGATTTTTGGCCGGCGATTTGGTCGAAGAGGTTGACGTAGATCATTTCAGGAGCCTGTTTGACGGGGAGGCCGGCGACGATGCGGTAAACGATGGCACCCGCCAGGGATCCCACCGCGAAAGCGCCGGGAGCGACTTGGGACGCCGGGCAGGGTTTGCCGTCCACCATGATCGTCAGCGCTTTGCTCACCGCATAGAGCACCGAGGGGTCCAGTTTGTCTTTGATGCCCCTGAGGAATTCCTTAAACACGTCCAAGTAGCTCAGCTGGCTGACGGATCCCTCCGCCGGAAGGCCGAATAGCTCCCGGCAGGAGACTTCCTGATGGGGGGCGAAATAGTAAGCGATGGCTCCCCAGCCCGCGGCCAGGGCGGTGACGATGGGTTTGCCTTGCCGGCGGCTTTCGTCATGGAGGCGAACGATGGCCGGGAGGTCCAGAAAGTCCACCGTGTCGAAAACGATGTCCGCCCGGCCCACCAGCTCCGCGGTGTTTTTCTCGTCCAAATAGGCGTGGACGGCGTTGATCTCAACGTCCGGGTTGATGGCCCGAAGACGCCGGGCCAGGGCCTCCACTTTCGGTTGGTTCACGTCAACGGCCTCGTAGGTTTGGCGGTTGAGGTTGTGGGGAGCCACGGTGTCGCCGTCCACCAGGATGAACTTCTCAAACCCCAGCCGAACAGCCGATTCTGCGAAGGTGCTTCCCAGGCCGCAACCGGCCACCAAAACCCGCGTGTTTCGGATCCGGTCCTGCACGTCGGCCGTCACATAGTCTTTGTTCCGGAGAGTGAACATTTCATAGCGTCGATCAGCGCTAACCGGGGTCAATGCGGGAGGAAGGCGGTGTCCCGCCATCAGTTGGATTTTTCCCCAAGGGTTCGCGCACGCCTTGAGAAATTTGCGAAAAACATCAGCCAAAACGGAGGAGCCCATGGGAGACCCATAGTATTTAAAAATTATCGAGCGGGCAATAATATCTATGCTCGGCGAGGATAGAATCGATCGCCTGGCGCTTCAGTGATTTTCCTGGTGTTTCTCCTGGTTTCGGTCGATGTTTCGGTCCGGTTTGTTTACAACGCCGGTCGAGCGGGTTGGGATACAGCCCATTGTCTTTTGGGTAGGCGCGCGTTGTACTTTTGAGGAACATATTCCCAACGAAAAACCTTGCAGAAACCGGTATCGGGGATATACTAAACCGAGTATATAGAATGGGGGGGGGATCTGACGTGAACGCCGTTCATAGGTTTCTTTTTAGCCTGGGAGGGTGGGGCTTCTTAGCGGCTTTTCCTGTCCGAGGACATTCGGCGACCTATTTCATCAACAATAAAGACCAGAACGTGACCATTTATAATGATGAAACGAGCGACCTCGGGAACGGGAACGGTGCCCTGGCGGGGGATTTTGACGGAGACGGACGGAAAGACCTCGCCTTCCTGTTCCCATCGTCAGGCAAAGTAGTTCTTCTCTTAGATTTTCAGCAGGGGCTGGGATCCACGGCGCTCCTCAAAAGTTTAATCGACACGCGAATCAATGCGCCGTCGATCATTGACTGGAAAGTCGCGGACTTAAATGGAGATAAAAAGGACGATTTTATCCTGATGAAAAGCACCCCCCTGCCAAACAACTCGGCCAGGGATTCTGAAATTCAAGTGTTTTGGGGGCGCGGCGCGTTTCCGCCCAATATCGATACCCCTGACCTGAGGATTGTCGGAAAAAGAGCCTTATACGGTTGCACCCCTTCGTTGGCCGTGGGCGATGTCAACGGGGACTCTATGGCCGATATCGTCTCTGCTTTGGATAATGGAACGAAGGCTTATGTCTTTTATGGAAGAGGAGTTTTTCCATCGTCGGTGATCGACTTAAATGTTGCGATGCCAAGTGTGACTTTCACCCGTCCGACGGGTTCAATCGCGGAATATAATATTCCGGCCCAGGTGGCGGACATCAACGGGGACAACATCAACGACATCATCCTCTCTTTTCAACTTGCCGATCCCGGTGGACGGACAGATGCGGGAGAAATCGACGTGGTCTGGGGATCCACTTCATTGCCAAGCCAATGGGATTTCGGCTCGACCCCGGCGAATGTCCGCATTTGGGGGGCAGACAATTATTTTAGATATAACTGTTTCGCGAGCGCCGATTTCACCGGAGATCATAAGGCGGATCTCATTCTTCGATATAACTATTACAATGACTTATTGATAAACGGTCTTGAGGTGGCGGGCTATAGCGGTGTCCTTGATCTGAAGCCCGGGTCTTCGAATTCGGTTGTAACGACCCCTCTTTATTATTTTGGGGGAAGGAGCGGATTTGGGGATTTTGACGGCGATGACAAGAAGGACCGCTTCGGGGATTATGCGGGGAGTTTTTCCTCTACGATCGGCGGTACCCTCACTTCCGACGCCGTTGCCATGGGCTCTCCCTTCCCCTCAACCCCCACCTTCGTGGTGGGTTCATCCCACACGATCGGTGGTTTGTTCATGCCGGGAGATATTAACGGAGACGGCGTTTCAGACCTGTGTCTTTACGGTTATGACCCTGATTTCTACGTCGGCTCGATTCTCAATACTTTTTACATTTTCTACGGGTTTCGTCCTCTGAACAATCCGACCCTGCAATTACAGCCTCGGGACATTGACTCCCGGCGGGTTCATGCCGCCCTTCACGTGGACGGAAATCCAACTGAAATGATGTTCAACGGGAATATTACCGCGGACCTTAAAGGCCGGTGGATCGCCTATCAGACGACGTACGACCTGGTCTTGACACCGGATCAAGGTCCAAAAATCGTGAGCGTGAAGTTCCGGAACAGTTTCGGACGGGAAAGCCGTGTCGTTCAGCAATTCCTATCGTTGACCGTGACCGAAACCCGTATGACGGTGGTGACCAACCGTGCGCGCCGCGGCAAAAAAGCAGCCTTCGATTGCCGCCTCCCCGCACCAGCCCGCGTGCGGGCCCGAATTTTTGATACGCAAGGGCGGGAGGTCCGGGAATTGATGAACGAAGACGCCCCAGCGGGCCTCCTCACCTTGGAATGGGACGGAACCACCTTGGGTGGCGAATTAATCGCCCCGGGCGCTTACTCTCTCATCGTTGAAATCAATGGCCGCGTTGAACGAAGGAACGTTCTTGTCCAATAGAAATTTCTACATGATGAGGGTTCTTTGGGCCGCGGTTTTCCTGTTCGTGGCAGCGCCGGCGGCGGCTCTGTTTTCCGGAGGCGATCGCGGGTCCAGGGGCCCGGCCATTTTGAAAATGGGGGCGGGCGTCCGGGCGGCGGGATTGGGGGACGCTTATAGCGGGATAGCCGACGATCCCAGCTCTTTGGTCTGGAACCCGGCGGGGCTCAACCGAATGCCTCGCCAGGAAATTTTGTTCACTCATTCCGACTCTTATTTGAACCAGACCCACGACTTCCTGGGTTACGCCTTGCCGGTGTGGTGGGCAGGGGAGCGTCGGACCCTTGGATTGAGCCT is a genomic window containing:
- a CDS encoding ThiF family adenylyltransferase, whose amino-acid sequence is MAGHRLPPALTPVSADRRYEMFTLRNKDYVTADVQDRIRNTRVLVAGCGLGSTFAESAVRLGFEKFILVDGDTVAPHNLNRQTYEAVDVNQPKVEALARRLRAINPDVEINAVHAYLDEKNTAELVGRADIVFDTVDFLDLPAIVRLHDESRRQGKPIVTALAAGWGAIAYYFAPHQEVSCRELFGLPAEGSVSQLSYLDVFKEFLRGIKDKLDPSVLYAVSKALTIMVDGKPCPASQVAPGAFAVGSLAGAIVYRIVAGLPVKQAPEMIYVNLFDQIAGQKSFEQ